Proteins from one Ranitomeya variabilis isolate aRanVar5 chromosome 1, aRanVar5.hap1, whole genome shotgun sequence genomic window:
- the LOC143811475 gene encoding uncharacterized protein LOC143811475 translates to MTPSDVRAIIREEMQGLAHTSSTSTRQPSRSRSPVSSESEVVQKSSDEEESQQSSSEYEGGLCLPNSSVDSLIKAVRSTMGCPDEKGKKSGQDIMFAGLGQRKRRSFPTIPTIKELVKKEWEKQHTRGFLPSSAKRRYPFSDEELSSWQKIPKVDAAVASTSKQSVLPVEDSGTLTDPLDRKAEALLKRSWEANTGAFRPAIASTCTARSLLVWTEQLEEQIRGGASRNTILSKIPLMKDAVAFLADASVDSLRLTARSAGLVNTARRALWLKNWKGDAQAKAKLCAIPCQGELSGDAPSPGINLLSKGSAGRQRIQNKKVLCFPDPITKNATSTVNYEVGGRLKYFSSKWKLITSSPWILDIIGNGLKLEFDRIPWDSFIVTSPRGQQQQEALESEILSLLSKKVLIEVPRDQEGRGFYSPLFLINKPDGSFRTIINLKKLNSFLRNHTFKMESISSTIKLLFPRCVMAGIDLKDAYYHLPIHAEHQQYLRVAVILEGQVRHFQYVAMPFGLSMAPRIFTKVMLEVMAHLRQRDTLIIPYLDDFLVVGNSVAQCKLRLSNTISSLQELGWIINFEKSRLNPDTTQMFLGIQLDSVSQKSFLPHSKKRTIQSKVSEAIKNPYMTLRKAMSLLGSLSSCIPAVPWAQFHTRQLQFEVLSAQGRVGHLESKLTLSRDVIESLSWWLDMGHLSGGVPWIIDPSRIITTDASPTGWGAHMEDDIVQDTWNQSESSCSSNWKELTAVGKALNYFLPQIQGADVRVFSDNSTTVAYVNRQGGTRSGSLMTIAGEIFQFAEAHLASLTALHIRGIENTKADYLSRNRLRQGEWSLNRAVFRLITKAWGVPQIDLFATRGNRQVERFASLNSMDHPDMLDSLHHPWNFKLAYAFPPMSLIPLVIRKIRREQARIILIAPFWPKRPWFSCLQSMCLSDPWILPLDKELLFQGPFFHPQVKGLHLTAWNLSGNY, encoded by the exons atgaccccgtctgacgttagagccataattcgtgaagagatgcaaggtctggcccatacaagtagcaccagtacccgccagcccagcaggtcccgatctccagtaagctcggagtcagaggtagtgcaaaaatcctctgatgaagaggagtcccagcaAAGTTCATCagaatatgaaggagggctttgtctaccaaatagtagcgtagacagtttaattaaagccgtcaggagcacgatggggtgcccagatgagaagggaaagaagtcagggcaggacatcatgttcgcgggattaggacaaagaaaacgaaggtccttccccaccatacccacaattaaggagctggttaagaaagagtgggaaaaacaacatacaagaggattcttgccatcctctgctaaaagacgctaccccttcagtgacgaagaacttagttcctggcaaaaaattccaaaagttgatgcggcagtggcttcaacttctaaacagtcggtcttgcctgtggaggactcagggactctaacggatccgttagaccgaaaggcagaagccttacttaagaggtcatgggaggcaaatacgggggcattcaggccagccattgctagcacctgcactgcaaggtcactgctagtatggacagagcagctggaggaacaaattagaggtggagcttcgaggaatacaattctgtcgaaaatccctctaatgaaagacgCAGTAGCATTTCTAGCAGATGCGTCGGTAGATTCActacgcctaacagccaggtcagccggcctagtaaacacagcacggcgagcactctggttgaagaattggaaaggggacgcacaggccaaagcaaaactttgcgcgatcccctgccagg gagagctttcaggagacgccccttcaccaggaataaacctactgagcaaagggagcgctgggaggcaaaggatccaaaacaaaaaggtgctctgttttccggatcctataaccaaaaacgcaacaagtaccgttaattatgaagtgggcggtagattgaagTATTTCTCTTCTAAATGGAAATTAATAACATCTAgtccttggattctggacattattgggaatggattaaagttagaatttgatagaatcccttgggattcttttattgtaacatctccgagaggtcaacaacaacaagaagctctggaatcagagatcctatcgcttctatctaaaaaagtattgatagaagttccccgggatcaagaagggagggggttctattcccctttattcttgatcaataaaccggatggttcattcagaaccatcataaacctcaaaaaactaaattcctttttacgtaaccacactttcaaaatggaatccattagttctaccatcaagcttttgttccctaggtgtgtcatggccgggatagacctaaaagatgcatactatcatcttccaatacatgccgaacaccagcagtatctaagagtagcggtcatcctggagggacaggttcgtcacttccaatatgtggcaatgccatttgggctttctatggccccccgcatttttacaaaagtgatgttagaggtaatggctcatctacgccaacgggacactttaataataccctacctggatgactttctagTAGTAGGGAATTCTGTagctcaatgtaaattgcggttatctaacacaatctcatccctgcaggagttgggttggattatcaacttcgaaaagtccaggctgaatccagacactactcaaatgtttctagggatccagctagactcagtaagtcaaaaaagcttcctcccgcattcaaagaaaaggactatacagtcaaaggtgtcagaagcgataaagaacccctacatgacactaaggaaggctatgtccttactgggatcattgtcctcatgtatcccggctgtaccatgggctcaatttcatacccgccaattacagttcgaagtactgtcagcccagggGCGGGtaggacacctagagagtaaactaactctctctagagatgtcatagaatctctatcctggtggctagatatgggacacctttcagggggtgtaccatggataatagatccatccagaataattactacagacgccagccctacgggatggggtgcacatatggaggatgatatagtccaggatacctggaatcagtcagaatcatcatgttcatcaaattggaaagagttaacagcagtagggaaagccttaaattattttcttccacagatccaaggagcagatgtaagagttttctcagacaactccaccacagtggcctatgtaaaccgccagggcggtacacggtcaggaagtctgatgaccatcgcaggagagatcttccagttcgcagaggctcatcttgcgtccctaacagccctacacatcagaggcatagagaataccaaagcggactacctcagccgaaacaggctgcgccagggagaatggtccttaaacagagccgtgttcagactaataacaaaagcatggggagtgcctcagatagatctatttgccacaagaggcaacagacaggtagaaagattcgcttccctgaactccatggatcacccagacatgctggactctctacaccatccttggaacttcaaactggcgtacgcctttcctccaatgtctctgattccgctagtgatcaggaagatcaggagggagcaagcaaggataatcctcattgcacccttctggccaaaaagaccgtggttctcctgcctccagagcatgtgtctatccgatccatggattcttccattggacaaggaactactgttccaggggccgtttttccacccgcaagtgaaagggcttcacttgacggcgtggaacttgagcggcaattattaa